In a single window of the Chiloscyllium punctatum isolate Juve2018m chromosome 25, sChiPun1.3, whole genome shotgun sequence genome:
- the LOC140495663 gene encoding P2Y purinoceptor 4-like encodes MAARIILSCCLAPTLPKPSISGYSESAHLEMSFDNGSDLGSNDSSCHFNEEFKYILLPVSYGIVFVVGLVLNAIALWIFSCKLRPWNASITYMFNLALSDLLYVLSLPLLTYYYANRNDWPFGVILCKLTRFLFYANLYSSILFLTCISVHRFIGIYYPFQSLKWIKVKRAWVVCLLVWAAVIICLIPNLLFVTTSKRAGDILCHDTTRREDFPQYVSYSSAIMVILFIIPFFIIVICYSLMTRELIKAPMSKSNKTSYNVKKKSIKMIIIVLFVFSLCFVPFHITRTIYYTFRVLEKSCYALNIVNFTYKITRPLASVNSCIDPILYYLAGDIYRKKVVHAVIRRKGCVRQTVSKMDCKTNEKSMINTGTVYSIMQR; translated from the coding sequence ATGGCAGCAAGAATAATATTGAGCTGTTGTCTGGCCCCTACTCTACCAAAGCCTTCAATCTCAGGATATAGTGAGTCTGCTCATCTGGAAATGAGTTTTGATAATGGCAGCGATTTGGGTAGCAATGATAGCAGTTGCCATTTCAATGAGGAATTCAAATACATCTTATTGCCAGTGTCCTATGGAATAGTATTTGTGGTTGGCCTTGTTCTCAATGCCATTGCGCTATGGATTTTCTCATGTAAACTGAGACCATGGAATGCCAGTATAACCTATATGTTTAATTTGGCTCTTTCAGACCTTCTATATGTGCTATCTCTGCCACTTCTTACATATTACTATGCAAATCGGAATGATTGGCCATTTGGTGTGATTCTGTGTAAGTTAACCCGCTTCCTTTTCTATGCCAACCTGTACTCCAGCATTCTTTTTCTTACGTGCATCAGTGTGCACAGATTCATAGGCATATATTACCCTTTCCAATCACTCAAATGGATTAAAGTGAAGCGGGCCTGGGTCGTATGCCTGCTGGTCTGGGCAGCTGTCATCATCTGCCTCATTCCCAATTTGCTTTTCGTCACAACAAGCAAACGGGCTGGTGACATACTCTGTCATGACACAACTCGTAGGGAAGATTTTCCTCAGTATGTTTCATACAGTTCTGCTATCATGGTGATTCTCTTTATCATACCATTTTTCATCATTGTCATCTGTTACAGTTTAATGACCAGAGAGTTGATCAAAGCCCCTATGTCTAAATCCAATAAAACTTCATACAATGTCAAAAAGAAATCCATTAAAATGATCATCATTGttttgtttgtcttttccttgtgtTTTGTACCTTTCCATATCACAAGGACAATATATTATACTTTCAGGGTACTTGAGAAGAGCTGTTATGCACTTAACATTGTGAACTTCACATATAAGATCACAAGACCACTGGCCAGTGTCAACAGCTGCATTGACCCTATTTTGTACTATCTGGCTGGAGACATTTATCGAAAAAAGGTTGTGCATGCTGTGATTAGGAGAAAAGGTTGTGTTCGCCAAACTGTATCAAAAATGGATTGCAAAACAAATGAAAAATCAATGATAAACACTGGTACTGTCTATTCCATTATGCAGAGGTGA